The Pseudodesulfovibrio sp. zrk46 genome contains a region encoding:
- a CDS encoding VacJ family lipoprotein — protein MRMLKPLLLVLMLSMLWACGAKTIKLEDPALSLKSVGFKAPVKRYPDASKVSDIDFLEIYDPWEPMNRNLYSFNAGFDQYFMLPVTGAYETVLPSPVRFGVNNFIENANEVPRLVNCMLQGNGEKSGITFSRFAINTIFGVFGLFDVASLQESLPRQDEDFGQTLGVWGVGNGPYFVMPVLGPSNVRDTVGFGGDFLLLLLQMKYTYKLLGIKDTKTLAYTALAIRALNRRSHTDFRYHETGSPFEYELVRFLYTKKRELDIKH, from the coding sequence ATGAGGATGCTCAAACCGCTTCTCCTCGTGCTCATGCTCTCCATGCTGTGGGCGTGTGGTGCCAAGACCATCAAGCTGGAGGACCCTGCGCTCAGTCTGAAATCCGTGGGCTTTAAGGCTCCGGTGAAACGGTACCCTGATGCATCCAAGGTCAGTGACATCGATTTTCTGGAGATTTACGATCCATGGGAACCCATGAACCGCAATCTGTATTCCTTCAATGCCGGTTTCGATCAGTATTTCATGCTCCCGGTCACCGGAGCCTACGAGACCGTCCTGCCGTCACCTGTTCGCTTTGGCGTGAATAATTTTATTGAGAACGCCAACGAGGTGCCTCGGCTGGTCAACTGCATGCTTCAGGGCAATGGTGAAAAGAGCGGCATTACGTTTTCCCGTTTTGCGATCAACACTATTTTTGGCGTGTTTGGCTTATTTGATGTGGCGTCACTGCAGGAGAGTCTGCCGCGTCAGGATGAGGATTTCGGCCAGACCCTCGGCGTCTGGGGTGTCGGCAATGGGCCATACTTCGTCATGCCCGTGCTCGGCCCTTCCAACGTGCGCGATACCGTTGGCTTCGGCGGCGACTTCCTCTTGCTGCTCTTGCAGATGAAGTACACCTACAAGCTCCTCGGCATCAAAGACACCAAGACGCTGGCCTACACCGCGCTGGCGATCCGCGCCTTGAACCGCCGTTCCCACACAGATTTCCGCTACCATGAGACGGGGTCGCCGTTCGAGTACGAACTGGTGCGGTTCCTCTATACGAAGAAGCGGGAACTCGACATCAAGCATTAG
- a CDS encoding alpha/beta fold hydrolase, with amino-acid sequence MSRTIVLYITLFMLLAAPAAGADYRYPYNDPYKATVYGTPPDKMYRVEKPVEPKLRSIKVEDRDVPEVLSHEREMFYTTATHKDAAPLIFIVAGTGAEHDSAKMRFLTQVFHQAGFHVVALSSPTHMNFLVSVSEHGAAGYVPFDVADLYRVMQWIKDDLTDEIEVTDYYVTGYSLGAMHAAFLAHKDSEQGDFNFKKALMINPPVSLYHSVKRLDSWLTPENLGDVSVHDEIERIIEKFSVYYELADVTDLDDNFLYEMVTHVELQNTDLRALIGVDFRVSSSSMIFASDICLKAEYVVPPEAYPLKTGTPLLPYAEAAFDISFENYLEEYLLPYLQYLKPGLDRYTMMRQCSLYDIRSYLVETDKIVLIGNKDDVILNDHDLNFIDGVFGSRAHLYPSGGHCGNMMYPVFVEQMLSMVRPEGTTEAVEQ; translated from the coding sequence ATGTCACGAACGATAGTCCTTTATATCACCCTCTTTATGCTGCTTGCTGCGCCTGCGGCGGGGGCTGACTATCGCTATCCTTACAATGATCCCTATAAAGCTACGGTGTACGGCACACCGCCTGACAAAATGTATCGGGTGGAGAAGCCGGTTGAGCCAAAGTTGCGTTCCATCAAGGTGGAAGACCGCGACGTGCCCGAAGTGCTCTCGCATGAGCGGGAGATGTTTTACACCACGGCCACGCACAAGGATGCGGCTCCGCTCATTTTCATCGTAGCGGGAACCGGGGCAGAGCATGATTCCGCCAAGATGCGATTTCTTACGCAGGTTTTTCATCAGGCAGGCTTTCACGTCGTGGCATTGTCTTCGCCCACTCATATGAATTTTCTGGTGAGCGTGTCCGAGCACGGAGCTGCCGGATACGTCCCCTTTGACGTGGCCGACCTGTACCGGGTCATGCAGTGGATAAAAGATGATCTGACTGACGAGATCGAGGTCACGGATTACTACGTTACCGGCTACAGCCTGGGAGCCATGCACGCGGCTTTTCTTGCCCACAAGGACAGCGAGCAGGGGGACTTCAATTTCAAGAAAGCTCTCATGATCAATCCGCCGGTGAGCCTCTACCACTCGGTCAAACGACTCGACTCATGGCTTACTCCGGAAAATCTGGGCGATGTATCCGTACATGACGAGATTGAGCGCATCATCGAAAAGTTCTCAGTATATTATGAGTTGGCCGACGTCACCGATCTGGACGACAACTTCCTTTATGAGATGGTCACTCATGTTGAGTTGCAGAATACCGACTTGCGTGCCCTGATCGGTGTAGATTTCCGTGTCTCGTCCTCGTCCATGATCTTTGCCTCGGACATCTGCCTCAAGGCGGAATACGTGGTTCCACCCGAGGCCTATCCGCTCAAGACTGGTACGCCGCTGTTGCCTTACGCCGAAGCAGCCTTTGACATCAGCTTTGAGAATTACCTTGAGGAATATCTTCTGCCATATCTCCAGTACCTCAAGCCCGGGCTGGATCGATACACCATGATGCGGCAGTGCAGCCTCTACGACATCCGCTCCTATCTGGTGGAGACCGACAAGATCGTGCTCATCGGCAACAAGGATGACGTCATCCTCAATGACCATGATCTCAACTTTATCGACGGCGTGTTCGGCAGTCGGGCGCATCTCTATCCGTCCGGTGGTCACTGCGGCAACATGATGTACCCGGTGTTCGTGGAGCAAATGCTCTCCATGGTGCGTCCTGAAGGCACAACAGAGGCGGTGGAACAATGA
- a CDS encoding methyl-accepting chemotaxis protein — protein sequence MSINRLLGNMPMAAKLGLGFATVAVVFVLALVSYAVSLDSTQGAYGFLINNTAAKRSVALAIESDMLQCRRSEKDFLARKDMKYPEKVGVLVEDVRKQAARLAELEKAAGNEDGVRTADEITKSIGGYHAAFTRVVENWQTRGLSHDKGLQGVFRTSVQNLEALLQEVDSAHSSYDTRDVMVELLMLRRHEKDYLLRGLDKYIDKADKRVALIKDKVSKLPISEEQLVSADKLLDQYKANFHALVDEDARIREGVAALRKEVHTIEPLVASVVKQANEEMASQETMVVTAADASSMRSMGTAGVAIFVALFITVSLTRMVTGPLSKGMRFATDIAEGDLSSDIDNGRTDEIGRIIEAIRDMSIRLREIIGTIQESMDSVASSSEEVSSSSESLSQSVTEQAAVVEEVSASLEQLSANIKQTSHAVEETEKIANSNAEDAENGGTIINKAVKSMHMIAERIVIIEEIARQTNLLALNAAIEAARAGEAGKGFAVVAAEVRKLAERSGVAAGEIGSLSTDCVDIAEQAGELFDRMIPEIQKTADMVQEIRASNNDQSTGVDNLASSMGHLDQSVQSDASAVEELASTSENLAQQAAEVQQAMSYFRIAAEQAASRPVVVRSESLQELPA from the coding sequence ATGTCCATTAACAGACTGCTCGGTAACATGCCCATGGCAGCCAAGCTGGGACTCGGATTCGCCACTGTGGCCGTAGTGTTTGTCCTGGCCCTTGTCAGCTATGCTGTCTCCCTCGACTCAACACAGGGAGCCTACGGTTTTCTCATCAATAATACCGCTGCCAAACGGTCAGTGGCGTTGGCCATTGAGAGTGACATGTTGCAGTGCCGCAGGAGCGAGAAGGATTTTCTCGCTCGGAAGGACATGAAATATCCCGAAAAGGTGGGCGTCCTCGTAGAGGACGTTCGTAAGCAGGCGGCCCGACTGGCCGAATTGGAGAAGGCGGCAGGGAATGAGGATGGTGTACGGACCGCGGACGAGATAACCAAGTCCATCGGTGGCTACCATGCGGCTTTCACTCGTGTGGTAGAGAACTGGCAGACTCGTGGTTTGTCTCATGACAAGGGGCTTCAGGGCGTGTTCCGCACTTCCGTGCAAAATCTGGAAGCGTTGCTTCAGGAAGTGGACTCGGCGCATAGCTCCTATGACACGCGTGACGTGATGGTGGAACTGCTCATGCTGCGACGGCATGAGAAGGACTATCTGCTTCGTGGCCTCGACAAGTACATCGACAAGGCGGACAAGCGGGTGGCTCTGATCAAGGACAAGGTGTCCAAGCTGCCCATCTCTGAGGAACAGTTGGTCAGCGCAGACAAGTTGTTGGATCAGTACAAGGCGAACTTCCATGCCTTGGTGGATGAAGATGCACGCATCAGGGAAGGCGTTGCAGCCCTCCGCAAAGAAGTCCACACGATCGAGCCGCTGGTGGCAAGCGTAGTGAAGCAGGCCAATGAGGAAATGGCCTCTCAGGAGACTATGGTTGTTACCGCCGCTGACGCCAGCTCCATGCGGTCCATGGGCACGGCAGGTGTTGCCATTTTCGTGGCCTTGTTCATTACCGTCTCCCTCACTCGTATGGTGACCGGCCCGCTTTCAAAGGGTATGCGCTTCGCCACTGATATTGCCGAGGGTGACCTGTCATCCGATATCGATAATGGCCGCACTGATGAAATCGGGCGGATCATTGAGGCTATCCGTGACATGTCCATACGGTTGCGGGAAATCATCGGCACCATTCAGGAGTCCATGGACAGCGTAGCCTCCAGTAGTGAGGAGGTAAGCAGTTCCTCCGAGAGCCTGTCACAAAGTGTGACCGAACAGGCTGCGGTGGTCGAAGAAGTTTCGGCCAGCCTTGAGCAGTTGTCGGCCAATATCAAGCAGACCAGCCATGCGGTGGAGGAGACGGAAAAGATCGCCAACTCCAATGCGGAAGATGCGGAAAACGGCGGCACCATCATCAATAAGGCCGTGAAGTCCATGCACATGATTGCCGAGCGAATCGTCATCATCGAGGAGATCGCACGACAGACCAACCTGCTGGCACTGAATGCTGCCATTGAGGCGGCCCGTGCCGGTGAGGCTGGCAAGGGGTTCGCAGTGGTTGCTGCCGAGGTCCGAAAGCTGGCCGAGCGAAGTGGCGTGGCTGCGGGCGAGATCGGCTCCCTGTCCACTGACTGTGTGGATATCGCAGAACAGGCGGGCGAACTCTTTGATCGCATGATCCCGGAAATTCAGAAGACCGCTGATATGGTGCAGGAAATACGTGCCTCTAACAACGACCAATCCACGGGTGTGGACAACCTGGCCAGCTCCATGGGCCATCTGGATCAGTCGGTTCAGTCCGATGCCTCGGCAGTGGAAGAGTTGGCCTCCACCTCTGAAAATCTGGCCCAGCAGGCGGCCGAAGTGCAGCAGGCCATGAGTTACTTCCGCATCGCGGCAGAGCAGGCTGCTTCCCGCCCGGTGGTGGTGCGTAGCGAGTCCTTGCAGGAGTTGCCAGCCTGA
- the msrB gene encoding peptide-methionine (R)-S-oxide reductase MsrB, which translates to MNVKRFIWPVVVGLAVLLAGFTFLGHATQKENVMIDTANLEVATIAGGCFWCVESDMEKLPGVARAVSGYAGGAEVNPTYEDVSSGSTGHREAVQVWFDPKVISYAEVLDHFWKHFDPTDEGGSFGDRGFQYTSAIFFHSEEQRMVAEASKKKLEESGRLGKPVVTPILKFTSFYEAEKYHQDYYKKSPARYKTYRYFSGRDRYVKSTWGDEAEFQPNPRPDASDAGPFVKPDDATLKATLTPLQYDVTQHEGTEPPFNNEYWDNKQEGIYVDVVSGEPLFSSTDKYKSGTGWPSFTRPLVEQNIVEKQDRKLFMVRTEVRSKNADSHLGHVFDDGPQPTGLRYCINSAALRFVPKEKLEAEGYGEFVKLFK; encoded by the coding sequence ATGAACGTGAAGCGGTTTATTTGGCCGGTCGTTGTCGGGCTGGCTGTACTGTTGGCCGGGTTCACGTTTCTCGGCCACGCCACGCAGAAGGAGAACGTTATGATCGATACTGCCAATCTTGAAGTCGCTACCATTGCGGGAGGCTGCTTCTGGTGCGTGGAATCGGATATGGAAAAGCTGCCGGGCGTGGCTCGCGCAGTCTCCGGATATGCGGGCGGCGCGGAAGTCAACCCGACATATGAAGATGTATCCAGCGGCAGCACGGGACATCGTGAAGCCGTACAGGTGTGGTTTGATCCCAAGGTGATCAGCTATGCTGAAGTGCTTGACCACTTCTGGAAGCACTTTGATCCTACGGACGAGGGCGGTTCCTTTGGTGACCGTGGTTTCCAGTATACCTCGGCCATCTTCTTCCACAGTGAGGAGCAGCGCATGGTCGCCGAAGCCTCAAAGAAGAAGCTGGAAGAGTCCGGACGCCTCGGCAAGCCAGTGGTTACGCCGATCCTCAAGTTTACTTCATTCTATGAGGCGGAAAAGTATCATCAGGATTACTACAAGAAGAGTCCTGCCAGATATAAGACCTATCGGTACTTCTCCGGACGTGATCGGTATGTGAAGTCCACCTGGGGTGACGAGGCGGAGTTTCAGCCTAATCCGCGCCCGGATGCATCGGATGCTGGCCCATTCGTGAAGCCGGATGATGCCACCCTCAAGGCTACGCTGACACCGTTGCAGTATGACGTAACCCAGCATGAAGGCACGGAGCCCCCGTTCAATAACGAGTATTGGGACAACAAGCAGGAGGGCATTTACGTGGACGTCGTGTCCGGTGAGCCGCTCTTCTCCTCCACGGACAAGTATAAGTCCGGCACTGGCTGGCCCAGCTTCACCCGACCGCTGGTGGAACAGAATATAGTGGAAAAGCAGGACCGCAAGCTCTTCATGGTGCGTACTGAGGTGCGCAGCAAGAACGCGGATTCCCATCTGGGACATGTCTTTGACGATGGGCCGCAACCCACAGGTCTGCGCTATTGCATCAACTCGGCCGCTCTCCGGTTTGTCCCCAAGGAGAAGCTTGAGGCCGAAGGCTATGGCGAGTTTGTGAAGTTGTTCAAGTAA
- a CDS encoding late competence development ComFB family protein, giving the protein MPSSIKFEIRGVDVSKIRNRNEKRVVRLIPEILDEYYEDYVFESLDIEDIYALTLNLLPARYIQYGSLVISDHLSDYEIKSRIRDAVERVLEHPTRANR; this is encoded by the coding sequence ATGCCCAGTTCCATAAAGTTCGAAATCCGAGGCGTCGACGTCAGCAAGATCCGTAATCGCAACGAAAAGCGGGTCGTCCGCCTGATTCCTGAAATCCTCGACGAGTACTATGAGGACTATGTTTTCGAGTCTCTGGATATCGAAGATATCTACGCTCTCACCCTCAATCTGCTACCCGCCCGATACATCCAATACGGTAGCCTGGTAATTTCGGACCACCTCTCGGATTATGAAATAAAAAGTCGCATCCGCGATGCGGTAGAGCGTGTTCTGGAACATCCGACTCGAGCAAATAGATAG
- a CDS encoding efflux RND transporter permease subunit, producing MDIVKTAIEKPVAVLVGVILIVMFGGIALATLPYQLSPNVTEPVITVSTTWQGATPYEIERDIIEEQEKVLKGIPGLVEMESSCYNSLAELSLKFEIGTDIDTALLRVSNKLDEVPDYPDRADRPIVSATGASTSPVIWMILKTMPGNDREVQTYRTYFENDVRQYLERVKGVADLFVGGGREDEMQIIVDPVKLAAYNMTLPQMAAILKKENVSISAGSMGVGRRDYRIRTPAEFSSPEEIESIVLSSSGAHRFVVGDVAKVQRGHQKPTVAMLHNAVPGMAIGVKPEPGTNVIDMTNAVHKVVDELNENKLKEHNIQLDWVYDQRPYIEGAIELVQKNIIIGSVLAIVVLFIFLQSFSSTIIVAVAIPISIVGSFIIFAAAGRTLNVVSMAGISFAVGMLVDNAIVVLENIDRHRRMGKNALQASYDGASEVWGAVLASTLTTVAVFLPVVFMEQEAGQLFKDIAIAVTCAIILSLFVSVLVIPMLAKQLYAVAESRMKATAPLDSPRPPATLSIAKRLLVPLTNLGGKASDWIMALLDKAITKPSSRIVTVLALTLASILMVLAFFPKMEYLPQGNRNLVISILIPPPGLSYEERLGIGEFVYEQADPHFGQEVGGIPGIEDMFFVSAPTINLFGAISQDEQRAGEMTPLFNRILNSIPGMFGISIQASIFEQGLGEGRVINVDISGENLEKIVAAAGTMFGMSMQQIPGSQVRPVPSLELLYPEVRFMPDRDRVRAAGLSTEDLGTAIDVILDGRNIGDYKEEGKKKIDLILKGSPNDVTTPEELYASLIAVPNGWAVPVSSLASIQRTNSMNQIRHLERQRTITLQVTPPGDMPLQQAMETIQNQMIPSVRQMGLLDGLTVRLSGAADKLSVTRDALQWNFLLAIVITYLLMSALFGNFIYPLIILFTVPLAGAGGFLGLKLENIFIAQQPLDILTMLGFVILIGVVVNNAILIVHQSLGNIRERGMAHKDAILDATRTRLRPIYMSAATSVFGMLPLAVAPGPGSELYRGLGAVVLGGLALSTVFTVFVIPALLMFVIGMEKGKTAE from the coding sequence ATGGATATCGTCAAAACCGCCATTGAGAAACCGGTCGCCGTTCTGGTGGGCGTGATTCTCATCGTCATGTTCGGCGGCATCGCACTGGCGACGCTGCCGTACCAGCTATCGCCCAACGTCACCGAGCCAGTCATCACCGTCTCCACCACGTGGCAGGGCGCGACCCCGTATGAAATTGAACGTGACATCATCGAAGAACAGGAGAAGGTGCTCAAGGGTATCCCCGGCCTGGTCGAGATGGAGTCCTCATGCTATAACTCGCTGGCCGAGCTTTCCCTGAAGTTCGAGATCGGTACGGATATCGACACCGCGCTGCTGCGTGTGTCCAACAAGCTCGACGAAGTACCGGATTATCCGGACCGCGCCGACCGTCCCATCGTATCGGCAACGGGTGCGTCCACCTCTCCGGTCATCTGGATGATCCTCAAGACCATGCCGGGTAACGACCGCGAGGTGCAGACCTACCGTACCTACTTTGAGAACGACGTTCGCCAGTATCTGGAACGCGTCAAGGGCGTGGCCGACCTCTTTGTCGGTGGCGGCCGCGAGGACGAGATGCAGATCATCGTGGACCCGGTCAAGCTGGCCGCCTACAACATGACCCTCCCGCAGATGGCGGCCATTCTCAAGAAAGAGAACGTCTCTATCTCCGCAGGTTCCATGGGCGTGGGCCGACGCGATTACCGTATCCGCACCCCAGCCGAATTCTCTTCTCCCGAGGAGATTGAGTCCATTGTCCTGTCTTCTTCCGGTGCGCACCGCTTTGTGGTGGGTGATGTGGCCAAGGTTCAGCGTGGGCATCAGAAGCCTACGGTGGCCATGCTCCACAACGCTGTCCCCGGCATGGCCATCGGTGTGAAGCCGGAGCCCGGCACCAACGTCATCGACATGACCAACGCCGTGCACAAGGTGGTGGATGAGCTCAACGAGAACAAGCTCAAGGAACATAACATCCAGCTCGACTGGGTTTATGACCAGCGCCCCTACATCGAGGGCGCCATCGAGCTGGTGCAGAAGAACATCATCATCGGCTCGGTGCTTGCCATCGTGGTCCTGTTCATCTTTCTGCAATCCTTTTCATCAACCATTATTGTCGCTGTGGCGATCCCCATCTCCATTGTCGGATCGTTCATCATATTCGCCGCCGCAGGCCGAACACTGAACGTTGTATCTATGGCGGGTATCTCGTTCGCGGTCGGTATGCTGGTGGATAACGCCATTGTTGTCCTCGAAAACATCGACCGACATCGGCGTATGGGCAAGAACGCCCTGCAAGCCTCCTATGACGGTGCCAGCGAAGTGTGGGGTGCGGTTCTGGCATCCACTCTGACCACGGTGGCGGTCTTCCTGCCCGTTGTCTTCATGGAGCAGGAAGCCGGTCAGCTGTTCAAGGATATCGCCATCGCCGTTACCTGCGCCATCATCCTGTCGCTCTTCGTGTCGGTTCTGGTTATCCCCATGCTGGCCAAGCAGCTCTATGCCGTTGCTGAAAGCCGGATGAAGGCGACGGCTCCTCTGGATAGCCCTCGGCCTCCGGCCACGCTGTCCATTGCCAAGCGTCTTCTCGTACCCCTGACCAATCTGGGCGGCAAAGCGTCAGACTGGATTATGGCGTTGCTGGACAAGGCAATTACCAAACCGAGCAGTCGTATCGTGACCGTGCTCGCTTTGACCTTGGCCTCCATACTCATGGTTCTGGCGTTCTTCCCCAAGATGGAATACCTGCCGCAGGGTAACCGCAATCTGGTCATCTCCATCCTGATTCCGCCGCCGGGTCTCTCCTATGAGGAGCGGCTGGGTATCGGTGAGTTCGTTTACGAGCAGGCCGATCCGCACTTTGGTCAGGAAGTGGGGGGCATCCCCGGTATTGAAGACATGTTCTTCGTGTCCGCGCCCACCATCAACCTGTTCGGTGCCATCTCTCAGGATGAGCAGCGCGCAGGTGAGATGACGCCGCTCTTCAACCGTATCCTCAACTCCATCCCCGGTATGTTCGGCATCTCCATTCAGGCGTCGATCTTCGAGCAGGGCTTGGGTGAGGGCCGCGTGATCAACGTGGATATCTCCGGTGAAAATCTGGAGAAGATCGTTGCCGCCGCCGGCACCATGTTTGGTATGTCCATGCAGCAGATTCCCGGCTCTCAGGTGCGTCCGGTTCCGTCCCTTGAGCTCCTCTATCCCGAGGTTCGCTTCATGCCGGATCGTGACCGTGTCCGTGCCGCAGGGCTCTCCACCGAGGACCTCGGCACCGCCATCGACGTCATTCTCGACGGCCGTAATATCGGTGACTACAAGGAAGAGGGCAAAAAGAAGATCGATCTGATCCTCAAGGGATCACCCAACGACGTGACCACGCCTGAGGAGCTCTATGCTTCCCTCATCGCGGTTCCCAACGGTTGGGCTGTTCCGGTGTCTTCCCTCGCGTCCATTCAGCGCACCAACTCCATGAACCAGATTCGCCATCTGGAGCGTCAGCGCACCATTACGCTGCAGGTGACGCCTCCCGGCGACATGCCGTTGCAGCAGGCCATGGAGACCATCCAGAATCAGATGATTCCGAGCGTGCGCCAGATGGGGCTGCTCGACGGTCTGACCGTGCGTCTCTCCGGCGCGGCGGACAAGCTGTCCGTGACCCGAGATGCCCTCCAGTGGAACTTCCTGCTGGCCATTGTCATCACGTATCTGCTCATGTCTGCGCTGTTCGGCAACTTCATCTATCCGCTCATCATTCTCTTCACCGTGCCGCTGGCCGGTGCCGGAGGATTCCTGGGCCTCAAGTTGGAGAACATATTCATTGCCCAGCAGCCGCTTGATATCCTGACCATGCTCGGGTTCGTCATCCTGATCGGTGTCGTTGTTAACAACGCCATCCTTATCGTGCACCAGTCACTCGGTAATATCCGTGAGCGTGGCATGGCGCACAAGGACGCGATCCTTGACGCCACCCGGACACGACTCAGGCCCATCTACATGTCCGCTGCCACCTCTGTCTTCGGTATGCTTCCGCTGGCCGTGGCCCCCGGCCCCGGCTCCGAGCTCTACCGAGGCCTCGGTGCGGTCGTGCTGGGCGGTCTGGCGCTCTCCACCGTCTTCACGGTGTTCGTCATCCCCGCACTGCTGATGTTCGTCATCGGCATGGAAAAGGGCAAGACTGCCGAGTAG